The following nucleotide sequence is from Mangifera indica cultivar Alphonso chromosome 1, CATAS_Mindica_2.1, whole genome shotgun sequence.
AGAGGATACCATTGCTGGAGACCATGTCATCAACAACATTGGATTTGGAGATTTCCTTGGAGCGGAAGGTTTGTGGGGCTGAGAGATTCATGCCATCATTGTTTCCCAAGTGATTGTAGCTCACAATTGAAGTTGGCTGagaattaatcaatcaaattgcCACGGTAAGAATCTAAAACTCAatccaattataattataaattcttcATCAAAATCTAAATTATTCATTACCTTGATGCCAGCACCAACAAGAAAATCAACCAAAACAGACTTCATCTTAGTCTGTCCACTTTTGAAGTCGTCTCCACCGATCAAACTATTTCTCCTAATAGCCAAATCAATAAGCCCTGAAAACATAACAACGCAAAGTTAATAAGCAAATTCGCATAATCTTCTCCATTAACCATCAAAAGGGGAAATTGTAAGCTTAATTACCCGGAACAAAGGTGTTCTGGGGGCTTCCATTGATGAAAGGAACGTTTTCAAGTACACAAGCAATAGCATACAAAGTTGAAGGAGAAATCTCAGCTTCATTCTTTTCCAGTGAAGCCAAAAGATTCTCCATGGTATCATTCAGCCCCACAACTACATTACTGTACCGCTCTGTATTAGCAGTCCACAGTACAACAATTTTGTCCACGTTGTTTTTCTCCTTAAACTCTCTAATCAACACCAGTCAAACAACAAACAAACACATTAATTGATCAATTCATCagaggaaacaaattaaattagattaaatggTTTGATTGATTAGTCTTATGTACCTAATATCCTTGATGATTTGTTCAACTTGTTCTTTCTTGGTCCCCCTGACAACGTTGTTGGCTCGTGAGCCCTGATTGGCCGCGATGAAATCAGGGTCATAAATTCCAGGGAGTGGGACCATGGATTCCATGTAGGGCCTCAATTGTTTTTGCAAATCAATGTCAAAAACTTTGGCTCTGGCCATGGCATCAGCCAAGTTCATGTCACTTATGTCCCATCCTCCAAAGACAATGTCATCTGGGTTCacctatagttttattatacaaaaatgtTCATTATGAGATCAAATTAGATTGAAATTATGAGTGATTTACGAAAATCGGAAAGCATCCCAATTGAATTTAACGTATATACCATTGGAAGAAGGCTCTTGAATGGAGCATAAATCTCTTCTCCATTGTAAGATCCAACTCTGATAGTTGATGCCTGAGTTAGTGAGCCAAAATAATTGGCTTGTTGCACCTTGTCCTTGGTGGCCCAGGAGATTCctctgaaagaaaaaaaaaaaatctcacaaatttacaaaaatttctCATGCAAGACAAATAAGGAAACTCACTCTCGATTCGCAATGACACCACCAGTGAGGGTGGAACCGTTGTTTCCTCCCCAACCCACAAGCATAACCCTatagaaaacaatgaaaatgttGTCAAAAAACGTTTTTGAAACCAACCCAGAAAACAGAATCAAAATCTTTTCGAAACAAACCCTAGTTTGGGGACATGAGTGTCTGTTTTGAATTcgtatttcacagttttaggCTTGACGGTCCACTGATAGGTTCCATTTCTGTTCTCATGAACAAGCTCAGTGGTTTCATACTTGTACAAAGAGTGAATCTCGTCGTCAGTGTACTTGACGTCAGGGCTTTCGACCTTGAACTTTTCTATAAACATTTTTGTgcaaaaatgaaacaataaaaacactttTGAAAAACTAGAAGAAGAGTTTGTTTTTGTTGCTGAATGTATTGCAAATGCAAGACTTTGGTGTTTTTGATAACTAAACCCTTCTTCTCACTTGTATTCAATCAAGAAGCCCTTGTGCTTCTTAAAGTTGCACCAATCCTCTGTATATATAGAGAAATATGGAATTTGATTTCACACGTGGCGGCACTTTAGTGCGCTAGCTATGGCCCATTCTCAAACATATATTATTGGTGGCTCTTGGTTCAAAGTGAAGCTTGACCGATGGCCATGCATGCACATGAGAgtgtttctttcattttctcgTTACTATCAATTACCTCCCTAAGGTTTCAACAATATATTTCTTGTGACCTTAGATCTCATATAAGTtctcttatttttaaatatataataatttatataaataatatattattatgtaattaagtaaaataatatttaattatataataatatattatctatatatatatatatatattagtatattTAAAACTTTCTGTACATAGTATCACTtcttaatcatttaaaattggGGAGGAcagttgattttaaaaataatagagGTTTTCCTTACACTACAGATTAAGAGgaggaataaaataaatttttatttaatgtttattGTGACCACACGGATCTGCTGACACGAGTGATGcggagaagagagagagagagagagacgtATAATGGTTATTTACACGTGGTGCAATCTAGGGAGGCCATTTTGTGCAATTTGCTTAGGATTCTGTAGGGTTCACTGGATTGGGAAGATACTGGAAGGGCAAATTCGTGAGGTGACGGTGACGCTGAGTTAATGGAGTCAGTGATGCGCGTGGCGAGTGATTTTGTGTTACTGGAGTGGACACTTGGCTGGCCTGTTGTTGGTGTGCTTTTCAGAGCTCTGAAGTAACGTGTGAGGGTAGCCTTCTCAACTGTCAGGTGGGCCAGCTATGACCGTTTTAACTAATCCGCACACCCTAGTGGACCTACTtaaacttttaccttttttccTTTCCGCGACCCTTCCTCCCGACgtgaaaaaattactttaataatttattttagtaaGGGTCTAATTGTAATTGTATATACATAATTGTTATTAAACATGTTAATTAAATgttgtattttcaaaaaataattgattttatttttataagagtCTGTGTCAACATTTAATACTTCCtgcaattaataattttccttatCTTCCTTGTTCCTGTTCCTACATTGATGAGTTCTCGAAATATGtaagtatgttttttttaataactatttgggccatttttaagttaatttctttgaaactgagtaatttttagaaattatatttaatgaatgaTCATTGTATAAGATTCTGAAGGAAAGACATAAACAACCCTTTCAAGTGCATCTTACACCGTTAAAGaacaatgatatatattttggtttttcctttttatttttttataaaaaatataatataggtGTATGTAGAGCTAATCTTTCATGTGAACAAAATATGGATTTAAAAAACTTACCCAAAAGAAAATGGAtttaaaaatcactttttttatatatataattttgccttttaaatatctataaaaatcaataaacaaaGGTCTTTAAAAGAATTGActgtaaaatatatatgtatatatatttttactaatttgtatttt
It contains:
- the LOC123229140 gene encoding inositol-3-phosphate synthase, whose amino-acid sequence is MFIEKFKVESPDVKYTDDEIHSLYKYETTELVHENRNGTYQWTVKPKTVKYEFKTDTHVPKLGVMLVGWGGNNGSTLTGGVIANREGISWATKDKVQQANYFGSLTQASTIRVGSYNGEEIYAPFKSLLPMVNPDDIVFGGWDISDMNLADAMARAKVFDIDLQKQLRPYMESMVPLPGIYDPDFIAANQGSRANNVVRGTKKEQVEQIIKDIREFKEKNNVDKIVVLWTANTERYSNVVVGLNDTMENLLASLEKNEAEISPSTLYAIACVLENVPFINGSPQNTFVPGLIDLAIRRNSLIGGDDFKSGQTKMKSVLVDFLVGAGIKPTSIVSYNHLGNNDGMNLSAPQTFRSKEISKSNVVDDMVSSNGILYEPGEHPDHVVVIKYVPYVGDSKRAMDEYTSEIFMGGKSTIVLHNTCEDSLLAAPIILDLVLLAELSTRIQLKAEGEGKFHSFHPVATILSYLTKAPLVPPGTPVVNALSKQRAMLENILRACIGLAPENNMILEYK